The sequence below is a genomic window from Deltaproteobacteria bacterium.
GTCGCCCGCGTTCATCCAGCTCTTCGACCAGACTTCGATACTTAGACCGAAGCCAGCACACAATGGTCTCGTCTCTCATCCCTGCTCTTGTGCAGAGGCTCTCCACTCCGGTCAATCACTATTGCGGTAAGTTGTTTCCTGCCACCGCCTTAGTACCTCTTCCTTCATCACGCAACATCTGTCACGCTCAATGCAAATCACACTGTGTTCCCCATTTCATGCCCTACGTTTCAGACGCTCCATTCCGGTCTTCACTCTGCATTTTTCACTGAGAGAAGCGCTTCTTCCGTATTCCCAACATCCGAATAGAATAGTGCTTCACCAAATTTCTCCTTACCAAAGGTTTTGAGCACTTCTTGGACTTTGGCCGAGAGTAAGAAATTAGCGAAAGCTTGCCCGCCAGCCGCGTTAATCTTGGGAAACTTCTCCGCATTTACTTCCATCACGTGATAGATGTTCAGGAACGCCGGGTCACCTTCGAGCAAAATGCTCAACCCGATGATCTTCTGAAAGGCGAGATAGGTCGCCCGGTCAGTAATGACATAGGCTTGTTTCTCACCAGCAATAGCTAGCGTCTTGCCCATCCCTTGCCCAGCTTGGAGGTACCACTCGCCCTCGGGTTTGACGCCAGCAATCCCCCACAGCTTCATTTCCAGTTTATGGGTACCGGAATCATCACCACGAGGGATAAACGTCGACTTCGTTTCAGCAATCTTCTTGAGTGCCTCAACTGCTTTTTTCACTTCTTTTACTTTCACTGGACCGGCTGTTGGGCCAGCAAGAAGAAACGTGTTGTGCATCAGCAAGCGGCGATTGATGAGCGAACCTTCAGAAACATACTTCTTCTCAGCATCCGGTGCATGCGCCAGGATGACATCAGCTTCACCACGTCCAGCCATAGCCAGCGCTTGCCCTGTCCCAACCGCAATCGCTTTCACGCGATAACCGGTGTCTTTCTCGAACATCGGGACGATCACATCCAGCAGCCCAGCATCTTGTACGCTCGTGGTCGTCGCAAAAATCACTTCCGGTTGAGCAGGAGCCGCAGGCTGAGCAAAAGAACAGGTTGCAGCAAACAACAAGAGGACAACAAGAGGACCTCCAAGCCGACGTTTCATAATCCCTCCACGCACCATTACAAGTGCGCGGACAGTCGCTACCATGGGACTCTAGAACTGTCAATGAAAGTCAGATAATTTTCCTTTTTATAGTACGAATTCGTTATTTTTTGTTAATTTTTTCTCACAGAGCACAAAAATGCCAGAGACACTACTCAACACTCGCGAGGTCGCGGCGTACTTACAAATCAACGAAAAGCAGGTCTATCGCCTGGTCCGCACGGGAAGAATTCCGTGTACACGCGTCACCGGGAAATGGCTGTTCCCACAAACTCTCGTTGAAAAGTGGATACAGCGCAGTGCGCAAACCAAAAACCTCGGCACCACGCGCCCGATGGCAGTCGCCGAACGCTTTGGTCTTGATCGTGGCCTCCTGACTGCC
It includes:
- a CDS encoding tungsten ABC transporter substrate-binding protein, which produces MKRRLGGPLVVLLLFAATCSFAQPAAPAQPEVIFATTTSVQDAGLLDVIVPMFEKDTGYRVKAIAVGTGQALAMAGRGEADVILAHAPDAEKKYVSEGSLINRRLLMHNTFLLAGPTAGPVKVKEVKKAVEALKKIAETKSTFIPRGDDSGTHKLEMKLWGIAGVKPEGEWYLQAGQGMGKTLAIAGEKQAYVITDRATYLAFQKIIGLSILLEGDPAFLNIYHVMEVNAEKFPKINAAGGQAFANFLLSAKVQEVLKTFGKEKFGEALFYSDVGNTEEALLSVKNAE